In the Larimichthys crocea isolate SSNF chromosome XXI, L_crocea_2.0, whole genome shotgun sequence genome, one interval contains:
- the dyrk4 gene encoding dual specificity tyrosine-phosphorylation-regulated kinase 4 isoform X4 produces the protein MCTHTCTNKQTSRPEAFPHPHRLPTEGSRIGTNRPCSQKFGPGVGTLPQLEPPVVQVVVSNAKNQHQQSDNILPQIANKGGQNNYQTHPDERPKPTQQFAMRFGAAMDKVSVSRNSKIFSNKVEKEKSYEGQRLPMSPVEALKNFQERLTPFEQEEIMDYAEIWFMGLGSQKIEGSQGTPQNSGYDDEHGSYIRVLHDHIGYRFEVLEVIGKGSFGQVLKCLDHKNNELVAIKMIRNKKRFHHQALVELKILDVIKRKDKDNLHNVIHMKEYFYFRNHLCISFELLGVNLYELIKKNNFQGFSLALIRRFTHALLRCLQMLHREKIIHCDLKPENILLSQRGPGNIKVVDFGSSCYEQQRVYTYIQSRFYRSPEVILGHPYSMAIDMWSLGCILAELHTGYPLFPGESEVEQIACIMEVLGLPPNDFVQSASRRRLFFDSKGNPRNITNSKGKKRRPNSKELSAALKTNDPLFLDFIKCCLTWDPTKRMTPDEGLQHEWILEGNFNKVRPRARPTVKKSSDSSTSTDNSSEPSLRKQSNSKPGEKVSSDSSPADKLKRDTSSSGTKMAPAERLRPIGASAEEEVYENDSQNSADTKQQEGGGERPVHIIIKPQEEMGTERKDSQESSQCLPPIM, from the exons atgtgcacacacacctgcacaaacAAGCAG ACGTCACGACCAGAGGCCTTCCCTCACCCTCACAGACTCCCAACAGAAGGCAGCCGCATTGGAACAAACCGACCCTGCTCACAG AAGTTTGGCCCTGGTGTGGGGACCTTGCCTCAGCTTGAGCCACCAGTGGTCCAGGTGGTGGTCAGCAATGCCAAAAACCAACACCAGCAGTCGGACAACATCCTGCCCCAAATTGCCAACAAAGGGGGCCAAAACAACTACCAAACCCATCCG GATGAGAGGCCGAAGCCCACCCAGCAGTTCGCCATGCGCTTTGGTGCAGCAATGGATAAAGTGTCAGTCTCCCGCAACAGCAAGATTTTTAGCAACaaggtggagaaggagaagtCATATGAGGGACAAAGGTTACCTATGTCCCCTGTAG AGGCACTGAAGAACTTCCAGGAGCGACTGACGCCGTTTGAACAGGAGGAGATCATGGACTACGCAGAGATCTGGTTCATGGGTTTGGGCTCTCAGAAGATCGAGGGTTCCCAAGGCACACCGCAGAACTCCGGATATGACGACGAGCATGGAAGCTACATCAGG GTGCTGCATGACCACATTGGCTACAGGTTTGAAGTGCTTGAAGTGATCGGGAAAGGCTCCTTCGGACAGGTCCTGAAATGTCTGGatcacaaaaacaatgaactcGTAGCTATTAAGATGATACGCAATAAGAAAAG GTTTCATCACCAAGCTCTGGTTGAGCTGAAGATCTTGGACGTaataaagaggaaagacaaagacaaccTCCACAATGTCATCCACATGAAGGAGTACTTCTACTTCCGCAACCACCTTTGCATCTCCTTTGAGCTGCTCGG GGTGAACTTATATGAGCtcatcaaaaaaaacaacttccagGGCTTCAGTCTTGCGCTCATTCGTCGCTTCACCCACGCTCTTCTCAGGTGCCTGCAGATGCTGCACAGGGAGAAGATAATCCACTGTGACCTCAAACCG GAGAACATCCTTTTGTCACAGCGAGGGCCAGGGAACATCAAGGTGGTTGACTTTGGATCAAGCTGTTATGAACAACAAAGAG TGTACACCTACATCCAAAGTCGCTTCTACCGCTCTCCAGAGGTCATCCTGGGTCACCCCTACAGCATGGCCATTGACATGTGGAGTCTGGGTTGCATCCTTGCTGAACTCCACACAGGCTATCCTCTTTTCCCAGGAGAGAGTGAAGTGGAGCAGATAGCTTGCATAATGGAG GTACTTGGATTGCCTCCAAATGATTTTGTTCAATCCGCATCGAGGAGAAGGTTGTTCTTTG ACTCAAAAGGAAACCCCAGGAACATCACTAATAGcaaggggaagaagaggagaccCAACTCCAAGGAGCTGTCAGCTGCATTGAAAACTAATGATCCTTTGTTCTTAGACTTCATCAAATGCTGCCTCAC TTGGGATCCAACCAAGCGTATGACTCCTGATGAGGGGTTACAGCATGAGTGGATACTGGAGGGAAATTTCAACAAGGTCCGGCCAAGAGCCAGGCCAACGGTGAAGAAGTCCTCCGACAGTTCGACCAGCACAGACAACAGCAGCGAGCCCAGTTTACGCAAACAATCCAACAGCAAGCCTG GGGAGAAGGTCAGCTCAGACAGCAGCCCTGCTGACAAGCTAAAGAGAGATACCTCATCATCAGGAACAAAGATGGCCCCTGCTGAGCGTCTGCGGCCCATCGGGGCCTcagctgaggaggaggtgtATGAGAATGATAGCCAGAACTCGGCGGACACCAAGCAGCaagaaggaggtggagagaggcccgttcacatcatcatcaagcCTCAAGAGGAAATGGGCACAGAGAGGAAAGATAGCCAGGAATCGTCTCAGTGTTTGCCTCCTATCATGTAA
- the dyrk4 gene encoding dual specificity tyrosine-phosphorylation-regulated kinase 4 isoform X5, with protein sequence MFPEINNKTSRPEAFPHPHRLPTEGSRIGTNRPCSQKFGPGVGTLPQLEPPVVQVVVSNAKNQHQQSDNILPQIANKGGQNNYQTHPDERPKPTQQFAMRFGAAMDKVSVSRNSKIFSNKVEKEKSYEGQRLPMSPVEALKNFQERLTPFEQEEIMDYAEIWFMGLGSQKIEGSQGTPQNSGYDDEHGSYIRVLHDHIGYRFEVLEVIGKGSFGQVLKCLDHKNNELVAIKMIRNKKRFHHQALVELKILDVIKRKDKDNLHNVIHMKEYFYFRNHLCISFELLGVNLYELIKKNNFQGFSLALIRRFTHALLRCLQMLHREKIIHCDLKPENILLSQRGPGNIKVVDFGSSCYEQQRVYTYIQSRFYRSPEVILGHPYSMAIDMWSLGCILAELHTGYPLFPGESEVEQIACIMEVLGLPPNDFVQSASRRRLFFDSKGNPRNITNSKGKKRRPNSKELSAALKTNDPLFLDFIKCCLTWDPTKRMTPDEGLQHEWILEGNFNKVRPRARPTVKKSSDSSTSTDNSSEPSLRKQSNSKPGEKVSSDSSPADKLKRDTSSSGTKMAPAERLRPIGASAEEEVYENDSQNSADTKQQEGGGERPVHIIIKPQEEMGTERKDSQESSQCLPPIM encoded by the exons ATGTTTCCAGAAATAAATAACAAG ACGTCACGACCAGAGGCCTTCCCTCACCCTCACAGACTCCCAACAGAAGGCAGCCGCATTGGAACAAACCGACCCTGCTCACAG AAGTTTGGCCCTGGTGTGGGGACCTTGCCTCAGCTTGAGCCACCAGTGGTCCAGGTGGTGGTCAGCAATGCCAAAAACCAACACCAGCAGTCGGACAACATCCTGCCCCAAATTGCCAACAAAGGGGGCCAAAACAACTACCAAACCCATCCG GATGAGAGGCCGAAGCCCACCCAGCAGTTCGCCATGCGCTTTGGTGCAGCAATGGATAAAGTGTCAGTCTCCCGCAACAGCAAGATTTTTAGCAACaaggtggagaaggagaagtCATATGAGGGACAAAGGTTACCTATGTCCCCTGTAG AGGCACTGAAGAACTTCCAGGAGCGACTGACGCCGTTTGAACAGGAGGAGATCATGGACTACGCAGAGATCTGGTTCATGGGTTTGGGCTCTCAGAAGATCGAGGGTTCCCAAGGCACACCGCAGAACTCCGGATATGACGACGAGCATGGAAGCTACATCAGG GTGCTGCATGACCACATTGGCTACAGGTTTGAAGTGCTTGAAGTGATCGGGAAAGGCTCCTTCGGACAGGTCCTGAAATGTCTGGatcacaaaaacaatgaactcGTAGCTATTAAGATGATACGCAATAAGAAAAG GTTTCATCACCAAGCTCTGGTTGAGCTGAAGATCTTGGACGTaataaagaggaaagacaaagacaaccTCCACAATGTCATCCACATGAAGGAGTACTTCTACTTCCGCAACCACCTTTGCATCTCCTTTGAGCTGCTCGG GGTGAACTTATATGAGCtcatcaaaaaaaacaacttccagGGCTTCAGTCTTGCGCTCATTCGTCGCTTCACCCACGCTCTTCTCAGGTGCCTGCAGATGCTGCACAGGGAGAAGATAATCCACTGTGACCTCAAACCG GAGAACATCCTTTTGTCACAGCGAGGGCCAGGGAACATCAAGGTGGTTGACTTTGGATCAAGCTGTTATGAACAACAAAGAG TGTACACCTACATCCAAAGTCGCTTCTACCGCTCTCCAGAGGTCATCCTGGGTCACCCCTACAGCATGGCCATTGACATGTGGAGTCTGGGTTGCATCCTTGCTGAACTCCACACAGGCTATCCTCTTTTCCCAGGAGAGAGTGAAGTGGAGCAGATAGCTTGCATAATGGAG GTACTTGGATTGCCTCCAAATGATTTTGTTCAATCCGCATCGAGGAGAAGGTTGTTCTTTG ACTCAAAAGGAAACCCCAGGAACATCACTAATAGcaaggggaagaagaggagaccCAACTCCAAGGAGCTGTCAGCTGCATTGAAAACTAATGATCCTTTGTTCTTAGACTTCATCAAATGCTGCCTCAC TTGGGATCCAACCAAGCGTATGACTCCTGATGAGGGGTTACAGCATGAGTGGATACTGGAGGGAAATTTCAACAAGGTCCGGCCAAGAGCCAGGCCAACGGTGAAGAAGTCCTCCGACAGTTCGACCAGCACAGACAACAGCAGCGAGCCCAGTTTACGCAAACAATCCAACAGCAAGCCTG GGGAGAAGGTCAGCTCAGACAGCAGCCCTGCTGACAAGCTAAAGAGAGATACCTCATCATCAGGAACAAAGATGGCCCCTGCTGAGCGTCTGCGGCCCATCGGGGCCTcagctgaggaggaggtgtATGAGAATGATAGCCAGAACTCGGCGGACACCAAGCAGCaagaaggaggtggagagaggcccgttcacatcatcatcaagcCTCAAGAGGAAATGGGCACAGAGAGGAAAGATAGCCAGGAATCGTCTCAGTGTTTGCCTCCTATCATGTAA
- the dyrk4 gene encoding dual specificity tyrosine-phosphorylation-regulated kinase 4 isoform X2, translated as MWEDGTSPACCGFSLLQGCCWGRNRRVQPETSRPEAFPHPHRLPTEGSRIGTNRPCSQKFGPGVGTLPQLEPPVVQVVVSNAKNQHQQSDNILPQIANKGGQNNYQTHPDERPKPTQQFAMRFGAAMDKVSVSRNSKIFSNKVEKEKSYEGQRLPMSPVEALKNFQERLTPFEQEEIMDYAEIWFMGLGSQKIEGSQGTPQNSGYDDEHGSYIRVLHDHIGYRFEVLEVIGKGSFGQVLKCLDHKNNELVAIKMIRNKKRFHHQALVELKILDVIKRKDKDNLHNVIHMKEYFYFRNHLCISFELLGVNLYELIKKNNFQGFSLALIRRFTHALLRCLQMLHREKIIHCDLKPENILLSQRGPGNIKVVDFGSSCYEQQRVYTYIQSRFYRSPEVILGHPYSMAIDMWSLGCILAELHTGYPLFPGESEVEQIACIMEVLGLPPNDFVQSASRRRLFFDSKGNPRNITNSKGKKRRPNSKELSAALKTNDPLFLDFIKCCLTWDPTKRMTPDEGLQHEWILEGNFNKVRPRARPTVKKSSDSSTSTDNSSEPSLRKQSNSKPGEKVSSDSSPADKLKRDTSSSGTKMAPAERLRPIGASAEEEVYENDSQNSADTKQQEGGGERPVHIIIKPQEEMGTERKDSQESSQCLPPIM; from the exons ATGTGGGAAGACGGGACCTCGCCTGCGTGCTGTGGTTTTAGCCTTCTTCAGGGCTGCTGCTGGGGCAGGAACAGGAGGGTCCAACCTGAG ACGTCACGACCAGAGGCCTTCCCTCACCCTCACAGACTCCCAACAGAAGGCAGCCGCATTGGAACAAACCGACCCTGCTCACAG AAGTTTGGCCCTGGTGTGGGGACCTTGCCTCAGCTTGAGCCACCAGTGGTCCAGGTGGTGGTCAGCAATGCCAAAAACCAACACCAGCAGTCGGACAACATCCTGCCCCAAATTGCCAACAAAGGGGGCCAAAACAACTACCAAACCCATCCG GATGAGAGGCCGAAGCCCACCCAGCAGTTCGCCATGCGCTTTGGTGCAGCAATGGATAAAGTGTCAGTCTCCCGCAACAGCAAGATTTTTAGCAACaaggtggagaaggagaagtCATATGAGGGACAAAGGTTACCTATGTCCCCTGTAG AGGCACTGAAGAACTTCCAGGAGCGACTGACGCCGTTTGAACAGGAGGAGATCATGGACTACGCAGAGATCTGGTTCATGGGTTTGGGCTCTCAGAAGATCGAGGGTTCCCAAGGCACACCGCAGAACTCCGGATATGACGACGAGCATGGAAGCTACATCAGG GTGCTGCATGACCACATTGGCTACAGGTTTGAAGTGCTTGAAGTGATCGGGAAAGGCTCCTTCGGACAGGTCCTGAAATGTCTGGatcacaaaaacaatgaactcGTAGCTATTAAGATGATACGCAATAAGAAAAG GTTTCATCACCAAGCTCTGGTTGAGCTGAAGATCTTGGACGTaataaagaggaaagacaaagacaaccTCCACAATGTCATCCACATGAAGGAGTACTTCTACTTCCGCAACCACCTTTGCATCTCCTTTGAGCTGCTCGG GGTGAACTTATATGAGCtcatcaaaaaaaacaacttccagGGCTTCAGTCTTGCGCTCATTCGTCGCTTCACCCACGCTCTTCTCAGGTGCCTGCAGATGCTGCACAGGGAGAAGATAATCCACTGTGACCTCAAACCG GAGAACATCCTTTTGTCACAGCGAGGGCCAGGGAACATCAAGGTGGTTGACTTTGGATCAAGCTGTTATGAACAACAAAGAG TGTACACCTACATCCAAAGTCGCTTCTACCGCTCTCCAGAGGTCATCCTGGGTCACCCCTACAGCATGGCCATTGACATGTGGAGTCTGGGTTGCATCCTTGCTGAACTCCACACAGGCTATCCTCTTTTCCCAGGAGAGAGTGAAGTGGAGCAGATAGCTTGCATAATGGAG GTACTTGGATTGCCTCCAAATGATTTTGTTCAATCCGCATCGAGGAGAAGGTTGTTCTTTG ACTCAAAAGGAAACCCCAGGAACATCACTAATAGcaaggggaagaagaggagaccCAACTCCAAGGAGCTGTCAGCTGCATTGAAAACTAATGATCCTTTGTTCTTAGACTTCATCAAATGCTGCCTCAC TTGGGATCCAACCAAGCGTATGACTCCTGATGAGGGGTTACAGCATGAGTGGATACTGGAGGGAAATTTCAACAAGGTCCGGCCAAGAGCCAGGCCAACGGTGAAGAAGTCCTCCGACAGTTCGACCAGCACAGACAACAGCAGCGAGCCCAGTTTACGCAAACAATCCAACAGCAAGCCTG GGGAGAAGGTCAGCTCAGACAGCAGCCCTGCTGACAAGCTAAAGAGAGATACCTCATCATCAGGAACAAAGATGGCCCCTGCTGAGCGTCTGCGGCCCATCGGGGCCTcagctgaggaggaggtgtATGAGAATGATAGCCAGAACTCGGCGGACACCAAGCAGCaagaaggaggtggagagaggcccgttcacatcatcatcaagcCTCAAGAGGAAATGGGCACAGAGAGGAAAGATAGCCAGGAATCGTCTCAGTGTTTGCCTCCTATCATGTAA
- the dyrk4 gene encoding dual specificity tyrosine-phosphorylation-regulated kinase 4 isoform X1, whose protein sequence is MSVPKSSEKRNGSKNKLDKILKERKGTFPLLIKTSRPEAFPHPHRLPTEGSRIGTNRPCSQKFGPGVGTLPQLEPPVVQVVVSNAKNQHQQSDNILPQIANKGGQNNYQTHPDERPKPTQQFAMRFGAAMDKVSVSRNSKIFSNKVEKEKSYEGQRLPMSPVEALKNFQERLTPFEQEEIMDYAEIWFMGLGSQKIEGSQGTPQNSGYDDEHGSYIRVLHDHIGYRFEVLEVIGKGSFGQVLKCLDHKNNELVAIKMIRNKKRFHHQALVELKILDVIKRKDKDNLHNVIHMKEYFYFRNHLCISFELLGVNLYELIKKNNFQGFSLALIRRFTHALLRCLQMLHREKIIHCDLKPENILLSQRGPGNIKVVDFGSSCYEQQRVYTYIQSRFYRSPEVILGHPYSMAIDMWSLGCILAELHTGYPLFPGESEVEQIACIMEVLGLPPNDFVQSASRRRLFFDSKGNPRNITNSKGKKRRPNSKELSAALKTNDPLFLDFIKCCLTWDPTKRMTPDEGLQHEWILEGNFNKVRPRARPTVKKSSDSSTSTDNSSEPSLRKQSNSKPGEKVSSDSSPADKLKRDTSSSGTKMAPAERLRPIGASAEEEVYENDSQNSADTKQQEGGGERPVHIIIKPQEEMGTERKDSQESSQCLPPIM, encoded by the exons ATGAGCGTGCCGAAATCCTCAGAGAAAAG GAATGGCTCCAAAAATAAGCTGGATAAAATTTTAAAGGAGAGAAAGGGCACCTTTCCACTGCTGATCAAG ACGTCACGACCAGAGGCCTTCCCTCACCCTCACAGACTCCCAACAGAAGGCAGCCGCATTGGAACAAACCGACCCTGCTCACAG AAGTTTGGCCCTGGTGTGGGGACCTTGCCTCAGCTTGAGCCACCAGTGGTCCAGGTGGTGGTCAGCAATGCCAAAAACCAACACCAGCAGTCGGACAACATCCTGCCCCAAATTGCCAACAAAGGGGGCCAAAACAACTACCAAACCCATCCG GATGAGAGGCCGAAGCCCACCCAGCAGTTCGCCATGCGCTTTGGTGCAGCAATGGATAAAGTGTCAGTCTCCCGCAACAGCAAGATTTTTAGCAACaaggtggagaaggagaagtCATATGAGGGACAAAGGTTACCTATGTCCCCTGTAG AGGCACTGAAGAACTTCCAGGAGCGACTGACGCCGTTTGAACAGGAGGAGATCATGGACTACGCAGAGATCTGGTTCATGGGTTTGGGCTCTCAGAAGATCGAGGGTTCCCAAGGCACACCGCAGAACTCCGGATATGACGACGAGCATGGAAGCTACATCAGG GTGCTGCATGACCACATTGGCTACAGGTTTGAAGTGCTTGAAGTGATCGGGAAAGGCTCCTTCGGACAGGTCCTGAAATGTCTGGatcacaaaaacaatgaactcGTAGCTATTAAGATGATACGCAATAAGAAAAG GTTTCATCACCAAGCTCTGGTTGAGCTGAAGATCTTGGACGTaataaagaggaaagacaaagacaaccTCCACAATGTCATCCACATGAAGGAGTACTTCTACTTCCGCAACCACCTTTGCATCTCCTTTGAGCTGCTCGG GGTGAACTTATATGAGCtcatcaaaaaaaacaacttccagGGCTTCAGTCTTGCGCTCATTCGTCGCTTCACCCACGCTCTTCTCAGGTGCCTGCAGATGCTGCACAGGGAGAAGATAATCCACTGTGACCTCAAACCG GAGAACATCCTTTTGTCACAGCGAGGGCCAGGGAACATCAAGGTGGTTGACTTTGGATCAAGCTGTTATGAACAACAAAGAG TGTACACCTACATCCAAAGTCGCTTCTACCGCTCTCCAGAGGTCATCCTGGGTCACCCCTACAGCATGGCCATTGACATGTGGAGTCTGGGTTGCATCCTTGCTGAACTCCACACAGGCTATCCTCTTTTCCCAGGAGAGAGTGAAGTGGAGCAGATAGCTTGCATAATGGAG GTACTTGGATTGCCTCCAAATGATTTTGTTCAATCCGCATCGAGGAGAAGGTTGTTCTTTG ACTCAAAAGGAAACCCCAGGAACATCACTAATAGcaaggggaagaagaggagaccCAACTCCAAGGAGCTGTCAGCTGCATTGAAAACTAATGATCCTTTGTTCTTAGACTTCATCAAATGCTGCCTCAC TTGGGATCCAACCAAGCGTATGACTCCTGATGAGGGGTTACAGCATGAGTGGATACTGGAGGGAAATTTCAACAAGGTCCGGCCAAGAGCCAGGCCAACGGTGAAGAAGTCCTCCGACAGTTCGACCAGCACAGACAACAGCAGCGAGCCCAGTTTACGCAAACAATCCAACAGCAAGCCTG GGGAGAAGGTCAGCTCAGACAGCAGCCCTGCTGACAAGCTAAAGAGAGATACCTCATCATCAGGAACAAAGATGGCCCCTGCTGAGCGTCTGCGGCCCATCGGGGCCTcagctgaggaggaggtgtATGAGAATGATAGCCAGAACTCGGCGGACACCAAGCAGCaagaaggaggtggagagaggcccgttcacatcatcatcaagcCTCAAGAGGAAATGGGCACAGAGAGGAAAGATAGCCAGGAATCGTCTCAGTGTTTGCCTCCTATCATGTAA
- the dyrk4 gene encoding dual specificity tyrosine-phosphorylation-regulated kinase 4 isoform X3 translates to MQNWDANKGFIIETGQDIREPFTTSRPEAFPHPHRLPTEGSRIGTNRPCSQKFGPGVGTLPQLEPPVVQVVVSNAKNQHQQSDNILPQIANKGGQNNYQTHPDERPKPTQQFAMRFGAAMDKVSVSRNSKIFSNKVEKEKSYEGQRLPMSPVEALKNFQERLTPFEQEEIMDYAEIWFMGLGSQKIEGSQGTPQNSGYDDEHGSYIRVLHDHIGYRFEVLEVIGKGSFGQVLKCLDHKNNELVAIKMIRNKKRFHHQALVELKILDVIKRKDKDNLHNVIHMKEYFYFRNHLCISFELLGVNLYELIKKNNFQGFSLALIRRFTHALLRCLQMLHREKIIHCDLKPENILLSQRGPGNIKVVDFGSSCYEQQRVYTYIQSRFYRSPEVILGHPYSMAIDMWSLGCILAELHTGYPLFPGESEVEQIACIMEVLGLPPNDFVQSASRRRLFFDSKGNPRNITNSKGKKRRPNSKELSAALKTNDPLFLDFIKCCLTWDPTKRMTPDEGLQHEWILEGNFNKVRPRARPTVKKSSDSSTSTDNSSEPSLRKQSNSKPGEKVSSDSSPADKLKRDTSSSGTKMAPAERLRPIGASAEEEVYENDSQNSADTKQQEGGGERPVHIIIKPQEEMGTERKDSQESSQCLPPIM, encoded by the exons ATGCAAAACTGGGATGCCAACAAAGGCTTCATCATTGAAACTGGTCAGGACATCAGGGAACCCTTCACG ACGTCACGACCAGAGGCCTTCCCTCACCCTCACAGACTCCCAACAGAAGGCAGCCGCATTGGAACAAACCGACCCTGCTCACAG AAGTTTGGCCCTGGTGTGGGGACCTTGCCTCAGCTTGAGCCACCAGTGGTCCAGGTGGTGGTCAGCAATGCCAAAAACCAACACCAGCAGTCGGACAACATCCTGCCCCAAATTGCCAACAAAGGGGGCCAAAACAACTACCAAACCCATCCG GATGAGAGGCCGAAGCCCACCCAGCAGTTCGCCATGCGCTTTGGTGCAGCAATGGATAAAGTGTCAGTCTCCCGCAACAGCAAGATTTTTAGCAACaaggtggagaaggagaagtCATATGAGGGACAAAGGTTACCTATGTCCCCTGTAG AGGCACTGAAGAACTTCCAGGAGCGACTGACGCCGTTTGAACAGGAGGAGATCATGGACTACGCAGAGATCTGGTTCATGGGTTTGGGCTCTCAGAAGATCGAGGGTTCCCAAGGCACACCGCAGAACTCCGGATATGACGACGAGCATGGAAGCTACATCAGG GTGCTGCATGACCACATTGGCTACAGGTTTGAAGTGCTTGAAGTGATCGGGAAAGGCTCCTTCGGACAGGTCCTGAAATGTCTGGatcacaaaaacaatgaactcGTAGCTATTAAGATGATACGCAATAAGAAAAG GTTTCATCACCAAGCTCTGGTTGAGCTGAAGATCTTGGACGTaataaagaggaaagacaaagacaaccTCCACAATGTCATCCACATGAAGGAGTACTTCTACTTCCGCAACCACCTTTGCATCTCCTTTGAGCTGCTCGG GGTGAACTTATATGAGCtcatcaaaaaaaacaacttccagGGCTTCAGTCTTGCGCTCATTCGTCGCTTCACCCACGCTCTTCTCAGGTGCCTGCAGATGCTGCACAGGGAGAAGATAATCCACTGTGACCTCAAACCG GAGAACATCCTTTTGTCACAGCGAGGGCCAGGGAACATCAAGGTGGTTGACTTTGGATCAAGCTGTTATGAACAACAAAGAG TGTACACCTACATCCAAAGTCGCTTCTACCGCTCTCCAGAGGTCATCCTGGGTCACCCCTACAGCATGGCCATTGACATGTGGAGTCTGGGTTGCATCCTTGCTGAACTCCACACAGGCTATCCTCTTTTCCCAGGAGAGAGTGAAGTGGAGCAGATAGCTTGCATAATGGAG GTACTTGGATTGCCTCCAAATGATTTTGTTCAATCCGCATCGAGGAGAAGGTTGTTCTTTG ACTCAAAAGGAAACCCCAGGAACATCACTAATAGcaaggggaagaagaggagaccCAACTCCAAGGAGCTGTCAGCTGCATTGAAAACTAATGATCCTTTGTTCTTAGACTTCATCAAATGCTGCCTCAC TTGGGATCCAACCAAGCGTATGACTCCTGATGAGGGGTTACAGCATGAGTGGATACTGGAGGGAAATTTCAACAAGGTCCGGCCAAGAGCCAGGCCAACGGTGAAGAAGTCCTCCGACAGTTCGACCAGCACAGACAACAGCAGCGAGCCCAGTTTACGCAAACAATCCAACAGCAAGCCTG GGGAGAAGGTCAGCTCAGACAGCAGCCCTGCTGACAAGCTAAAGAGAGATACCTCATCATCAGGAACAAAGATGGCCCCTGCTGAGCGTCTGCGGCCCATCGGGGCCTcagctgaggaggaggtgtATGAGAATGATAGCCAGAACTCGGCGGACACCAAGCAGCaagaaggaggtggagagaggcccgttcacatcatcatcaagcCTCAAGAGGAAATGGGCACAGAGAGGAAAGATAGCCAGGAATCGTCTCAGTGTTTGCCTCCTATCATGTAA